The Planctomycetota bacterium genome window below encodes:
- a CDS encoding (2Fe-2S)-binding protein, with protein sequence MTQVNLKIDGKSVSIESGKTILEAAQKIGVIIPTLCYHKDLTPFGACRLCMVELVRGNKSRIVASCAYPVEEGLDVQTGSPKVNKIRKLMTELLLPLVPYNKMLQKLAQEYGIKETRFNKKMDACILCGLCVRYSADVKHQDSVGFVGRGVERHIAWVPKLDIEKYESCSDCSKICPTGVFQRKEMSMQEELFASGHRLCAGCGAATTMRQIMLSVEDPVVVSAATGCLYVATATYPYTAWKCNWIHSAFENSAATISGIEAAYKSLKRQGKINKTIKFIALGGDGGTYDIGLQSLSGALERGHQFLYVCYNNEAYMNTGIQRSGATPMGASTTTSPAGSVGYGKNVFRKDLTAIVAAHNIPYVAQSTPAHWSDLISKVKKALAANGPSFINVLSPCHRGWRVPMEKSMKLARVAADTCYWPLYEIENGEWKLNYMPKEKKAITEWLKPQGRFKHLFDKAENKPVIEKIQASVDKEWASLLKKCGVKQPNEKAVPVRDIC encoded by the coding sequence ATGACACAAGTAAACCTTAAAATTGACGGTAAAAGCGTATCCATAGAATCCGGGAAGACTATCCTGGAAGCAGCCCAGAAAATAGGGGTTATTATCCCGACGCTCTGTTACCATAAAGACCTGACACCCTTTGGTGCCTGCAGGCTTTGTATGGTGGAACTTGTTCGTGGAAACAAATCACGCATAGTCGCTTCCTGCGCCTATCCGGTTGAGGAAGGCTTGGATGTCCAGACTGGATCTCCAAAGGTGAACAAGATTCGTAAGTTGATGACCGAATTATTGCTGCCACTGGTTCCTTACAATAAGATGCTCCAGAAACTTGCCCAGGAATACGGTATTAAAGAAACCAGGTTTAATAAAAAGATGGATGCCTGTATACTTTGCGGGTTATGCGTCCGGTATTCAGCCGATGTAAAACACCAGGATTCGGTTGGTTTTGTAGGCAGGGGTGTAGAAAGGCATATTGCCTGGGTTCCTAAGCTCGATATAGAAAAATATGAATCATGTTCGGATTGCTCCAAGATTTGCCCGACCGGTGTGTTCCAGCGCAAGGAAATGTCTATGCAAGAAGAGCTTTTTGCTTCAGGTCACAGGCTCTGTGCTGGGTGTGGCGCTGCCACGACCATGCGGCAGATTATGCTTTCTGTGGAAGACCCTGTCGTAGTTTCTGCGGCAACCGGTTGTTTATATGTCGCGACTGCCACTTATCCTTATACGGCCTGGAAATGCAACTGGATTCACAGTGCCTTTGAAAACTCCGCCGCGACTATTTCAGGGATAGAAGCGGCTTACAAGTCGCTGAAACGGCAAGGCAAAATCAATAAGACCATTAAATTCATCGCCCTTGGCGGTGACGGCGGCACCTATGATATCGGGTTGCAATCTCTTTCCGGAGCCTTGGAGCGTGGACACCAGTTCCTTTATGTTTGCTATAACAACGAGGCATATATGAATACCGGCATCCAGCGTTCAGGCGCGACCCCAATGGGCGCTTCGACCACGACATCGCCGGCCGGCTCGGTCGGTTACGGCAAGAATGTTTTCCGTAAAGACCTTACTGCGATAGTGGCTGCCCACAATATTCCTTATGTCGCCCAATCAACCCCGGCTCATTGGAGCGACTTAATATCAAAGGTTAAAAAAGCACTGGCGGCGAACGGCCCCAGCTTTATCAATGTCCTTTCTCCCTGTCATCGCGGCTGGCGCGTCCCGATGGAGAAATCCATGAAATTAGCCCGTGTCGCTGCAGATACCTGCTACTGGCCGCTTTATGAAATAGAAAACGGCGAGTGGAAGTTGAATTATATGCCCAAAGAGAAAAAAGCGATTACTGAATGGTTAAAGCCCCAGGGCAGATTCAAGCACCTTTTTGACAAGGCGGAAAACAAGCCGGTGATAGAAAAAATTCAGGCAAGCGTGGATAAGGAATGGGCATCGCTCCTCAAGAAGTGTGGAGTGAAACAGCCCAATGAAAAAGCCGTCCCGGTAAGAGATATTTGTTAA
- a CDS encoding ROK family protein: MNSFAIGIDLGGTHLSSALVNQSGQIKRKKTVSFTKAPDGKQGILLIKRLVKSINCKSIAGIGLAVPGCVDTDKGIVLADSPNLIGWRGINIKKPLEKEFKVSVVMDNDANLAAWGEKCWGAGKKVRNLICLTLGTGVGGGIIIDNKIYRGSHFYAAEIGHMMVKAEGPVCSCTRRGHLEALVSATAIVRDYKKLKIQFNIKNISAKDVFNAARKGDNIARHVVSEAARYLGLGVASLINVFDPEMVVIGGGVANAGDILFRPLRKAVQDGVMRHAFRKPKVLPAKLGENAGLLGAAALVFGVKNAS; the protein is encoded by the coding sequence ATGAATTCATTTGCGATTGGTATCGACTTGGGCGGAACGCATTTGTCCTCCGCATTGGTTAATCAGTCTGGGCAAATCAAACGTAAGAAAACTGTCTCGTTCACCAAGGCGCCTGACGGGAAGCAGGGAATTCTTCTTATCAAACGACTTGTTAAATCTATTAATTGTAAATCTATTGCCGGGATCGGTCTTGCTGTGCCTGGTTGCGTTGATACGGATAAGGGGATTGTCCTGGCGGATTCTCCTAATCTTATCGGCTGGCGCGGGATTAATATAAAGAAACCTTTGGAAAAAGAATTTAAAGTTTCGGTCGTGATGGATAATGATGCAAATCTCGCGGCATGGGGAGAGAAATGCTGGGGTGCTGGAAAGAAAGTACGGAATCTTATCTGCCTGACATTGGGGACTGGCGTGGGCGGAGGGATTATTATAGACAATAAGATATACCGGGGAAGCCATTTCTATGCTGCGGAAATCGGGCATATGATGGTTAAGGCCGAAGGCCCCGTGTGCAGTTGTACCAGACGCGGACATCTGGAGGCATTGGTCAGCGCGACGGCAATTGTCCGCGATTACAAGAAACTTAAAATACAATTCAATATTAAAAATATCAGCGCCAAGGATGTTTTTAACGCGGCAAGGAAAGGGGATAATATCGCACGGCACGTAGTCAGTGAGGCGGCGCGTTATTTGGGGCTTGGTGTAGCATCATTGATTAATGTCTTTGACCCGGAAATGGTAGTAATTGGCGGGGGAGTGGCTAATGCCGGTGATATATTATTCAGACCTTTAAGAAAAGCCGTTCAGGATGGCGTTATGAGGCATGCGTTTAGGAAACCAAAAGTCCTTCCTGCGAAGTTAGGAGAAAATGCTGGTTTATTAGGCGCGGCTGCTTTGGTGTTTGGTGTCAAAAACGCCAGTTAA
- a CDS encoding isoprenylcysteine carboxylmethyltransferase family protein, with protein MAENNHSFIERFKGYIPTRRKKLRSLLILTGIILFALKVSEWNNAFTIPAIIIMLPGMALHLWTKGHLHQNKILTKTGPYRWIRNPFYLADLLIDLAICLMVNSVILGITYIALWLFVYLKTIRREETTLEGIFGDDFIDYKSKVPMLVPYKLPLKSEGEQSTVFSWKSPNIAEGKEISRLLSFAYLPFLFYCLSGIMSEGIDFTLDGFNTLALSMFILLAWLAYAIRIILKEKKPALPEWAGVNIIQYIFMVLFLDALFFVNHFPIGTKTFVLKIELLSSILLLIFILLSPKRLWLKFRFYNTIRCIIALLLSFLAEQPWLALFPLGYYIPRIIHGEKAEKQHTRWATPFLITIGFLLIGTGLMLLKMNLHSGIVISFW; from the coding sequence GTGGCAGAAAATAATCATAGTTTTATTGAGCGATTTAAAGGATACATACCAACCAGGCGGAAGAAACTGCGCTCGTTGCTTATTTTAACCGGAATCATATTGTTCGCCCTGAAAGTAAGCGAATGGAATAATGCTTTTACTATCCCTGCAATAATAATCATGCTGCCGGGAATGGCGTTACACCTCTGGACAAAGGGACATCTTCACCAGAATAAAATCCTCACTAAAACCGGCCCTTACAGGTGGATAAGGAATCCGTTTTACCTTGCCGACCTTTTAATAGACTTGGCCATATGCCTGATGGTAAACAGCGTCATCCTTGGCATTACCTATATCGCGTTATGGCTCTTTGTATACCTCAAAACCATCCGGCGCGAGGAAACGACGCTCGAAGGAATTTTCGGGGATGATTTCATCGATTACAAATCCAAAGTCCCAATGCTTGTCCCTTACAAACTGCCGTTAAAAAGTGAAGGCGAGCAATCAACGGTTTTTTCCTGGAAAAGCCCGAATATCGCCGAGGGGAAAGAAATATCGCGCCTGTTATCATTCGCCTATCTGCCGTTTCTTTTCTATTGCCTTTCCGGAATAATGAGCGAGGGAATAGATTTCACCTTAGACGGTTTTAACACGCTGGCATTAAGCATGTTTATATTGTTGGCATGGCTGGCTTACGCAATACGGATTATCTTAAAGGAAAAGAAACCAGCTTTGCCCGAATGGGCAGGAGTTAATATCATCCAGTATATTTTTATGGTATTATTTTTGGATGCTCTTTTCTTTGTCAATCATTTTCCGATTGGAACAAAAACCTTTGTTCTAAAGATAGAATTATTATCATCCATTCTTTTATTAATATTCATCTTACTAAGCCCAAAAAGGCTTTGGTTAAAATTCCGGTTTTATAACACGATAAGATGCATTATCGCATTGTTATTGTCTTTCCTGGCTGAACAACCGTGGCTCGCATTATTCCCTTTGGGCTATTATATCCCGCGGATAATCCATGGAGAAAAAGCAGAGAAACAGCACACAAGATGGGCCACACCATTCCTGATAACAATAGGATTTCTGCTTATAGGAACCGGCTTGATGTTATTAAAGATGAATTTACACAGCGGTATTGTTATATCATTCTGGTAA
- a CDS encoding (Fe-S)-binding protein, which produces MDDISKALKRCAKCGTCRSVCPVFKESKDETLSTRGKLALYDKALKGDLTASATLRKILDQCLVCMKCKYKCPSLVETTELIRSAREWIGMPLLLKIGFRFIVPHRWLYDWTLQIADCGLRIYNKLFIRNNQARGITRHLPLALTDPFNKIPAIAKKTALSQASNSKPQIPNRRVGIFVGCLINYVYPEVYVATTNLLDKYGVSYVTPKDQLCCGTPLLLYGDRNNARRIARHNMKVFQREKVDAIITMCASCGRMLKDEYPRLQVTDCKLQVPIMDVMEFLSTVTSYPDIHRDAALFASLRGPSASLRNLKTTYHQPCHFTWTKAGEISRETLKEISDYKETDEENLCCGGGGAFTFKYPELSRQIGQHKIELLLKISPPDGTSGRGSPTAANIQTVVTGCPGCIMQLRYLLNSSGKTDINVKHITELLTSGRK; this is translated from the coding sequence ATGGATGACATTTCAAAGGCATTAAAACGTTGCGCCAAGTGCGGAACATGCCGCTCGGTCTGCCCGGTATTCAAGGAATCCAAGGATGAGACGCTCTCAACACGAGGCAAGCTTGCGCTATATGATAAAGCCCTTAAAGGGGATTTAACAGCTTCTGCTACTTTGCGGAAGATACTGGATCAATGCCTTGTGTGCATGAAGTGCAAGTATAAATGCCCCTCATTGGTGGAAACCACGGAACTCATCCGCTCGGCTCGGGAATGGATTGGCATGCCGTTACTCTTAAAAATAGGATTCAGGTTTATAGTGCCCCACCGATGGCTTTATGATTGGACATTGCAGATTGCGGATTGCGGATTGAGAATTTATAATAAATTATTCATCCGAAATAACCAGGCGCGAGGAATTACCCGACATCTCCCATTGGCATTGACGGATCCGTTTAATAAAATACCGGCGATAGCCAAGAAAACGGCTTTATCGCAAGCCTCAAACTCTAAACCCCAAATTCCAAACCGGAGGGTTGGTATTTTTGTCGGATGCCTGATTAATTATGTTTATCCTGAAGTTTACGTAGCGACAACCAACCTCTTGGATAAATATGGCGTTTCATATGTTACGCCTAAAGACCAGCTTTGCTGCGGGACTCCGCTACTCTTATACGGAGACAGGAACAATGCCAGACGCATCGCGCGGCATAATATGAAAGTATTCCAAAGGGAAAAGGTGGACGCGATTATTACCATGTGCGCCTCGTGCGGGAGGATGCTCAAGGACGAATATCCGAGGTTACAGGTTACAGATTGCAAGTTACAAGTTCCAATAATGGATGTTATGGAATTTCTATCCACGGTTACAAGTTATCCCGATATTCATCGGGACGCCGCCCTCTTCGCTTCGCTTCGAGGACCTTCGGCTTCGCTCCGCAATCTAAAAACTACTTACCACCAACCCTGCCACTTTACCTGGACAAAAGCCGGAGAAATAAGCAGGGAAACACTGAAAGAAATATCAGATTATAAAGAAACGGATGAAGAAAACCTATGTTGCGGAGGCGGGGGCGCATTCACCTTTAAATATCCGGAATTATCCAGACAAATCGGACAGCATAAAATAGAATTATTATTAAAGATATCCCCGCCCGACGGAACGTCGGGACGAGGCTCGCCTACGGCGGCAAACATACAGACTGTCGTTACCGGATGCCCGGGATGCATTATGCAGTTAAGATATTTATTGAATAGCTCGGGGAAAACCGATATTAATGTTAAACATATAACGGAGTTATTAACGAGTGGCAGAAAATAA